In a genomic window of Equus przewalskii isolate Varuska chromosome 4, EquPr2, whole genome shotgun sequence:
- the HGF gene encoding hepatocyte growth factor isoform X6 has translation MWVTKLLPVLLLQHVLLHLLLLPIAIPYAEGQKKRRNTLHEFKKSAKTTLIKEDPLLKIKTKKMNSADQCANRCIRNKGLPFTCKSFVFDKARKRCLWFPFNSMSSGVRKEFGHEFDLYENKDYIRNCIIGKGGSYKGTVSITKSGIKCQPWNSMIPHEHSYRGKDLQENYCRNPRGEEGGPWCFTSNPEVRYEVCDIPQCSEVECMTCNGESYRGPMDHTESGKICQRWDHQTPHRHKFLPERYPDKGFDDNYCRNPDGKPRPWCYTLDPDTPWEYCAIKVCDIT, from the exons ATGTGGGTGACCAAACTTCTGCCAGTCCTGCTGCTGCAGCATGTCCTTCTGCATCTCCTTCTGCTTCCCATCGCCATACCCTATGCAg aaggacagaagaaaagaagaaacacactTCATGAATTCAAAAAGTCAGCAAAGACTACTCTAATTAAAGAAGACCCATTActgaagataaagacaaaaaaaatgaacagtgcAGACCAATGTGCCAATAGATGTATTAGGAATAAAGGACTTCCATTCACTTGCAA gTCCTTTGTTTTTGATAAAGCAAGAAAACGATGCCTCTGGTTCCCTTTCAATAGTATGTCAAGTGGAGTGAGAAAAGAGTTTGGCCATGAATTCGACCTCTATGAAAACAAAG ACTACATTAGAAACTGCATCATTGGTAAAGGAGGTAGCTACAAGGGAACGGTGTCTATCACTAAGAGTGGCATCAAATGCCAGCCCTGGAATTCCATGATACCACATGAGCACAG CTATCGGGGTAAAGACCTACAGGAAAACTACTGTCGAAACCCTCGAGGGGAAGAAGGGGGACCTTGGTGTTTCACAAGCAATCCAGAGGTACGCTACGAAGTCTGTGACATTCCTCAGTGTTCAGAAG TTGAATGCATGACCTGCAATGGGGAAAGTTATCGTGGTCCCATGGATCATACAGAATCAGGCAAGATTTGTCAGCGCTGGGATCATCAGACACCACACCGGCACAAATTCTTGCCAGAAAG ATATCCTGACAAGGGCTTTGATGATAATTATTGCCGCAATCCTGATGGCAAGCCGAGGCCATGGTGCTATACTCTTGACCCTGACACCCCCTGGGAGTACTGTGCAATTAAAGTGTGCG ACATAACATGA
- the HGF gene encoding hepatocyte growth factor isoform X5 — translation MWVTKLLPVLLLQHVLLHLLLLPIAIPYAEGQKKRRNTLHEFKKSAKTTLIKEDPLLKIKTKKMNSADQCANRCIRNKGLPFTCKSFVFDKARKRCLWFPFNSMSSGVRKEFGHEFDLYENKDYIRNCIIGKGGSYKGTVSITKSGIKCQPWNSMIPHEHSFLPSSYRGKDLQENYCRNPRGEEGGPWCFTSNPEVRYEVCDIPQCSEVECMTCNGESYRGPMDHTESGKICQRWDHQTPHRHKFLPERYPDKGFDDNYCRNPDGKPRPWCYTLDPDTPWEYCAIKVCDIT, via the exons ATGTGGGTGACCAAACTTCTGCCAGTCCTGCTGCTGCAGCATGTCCTTCTGCATCTCCTTCTGCTTCCCATCGCCATACCCTATGCAg aaggacagaagaaaagaagaaacacactTCATGAATTCAAAAAGTCAGCAAAGACTACTCTAATTAAAGAAGACCCATTActgaagataaagacaaaaaaaatgaacagtgcAGACCAATGTGCCAATAGATGTATTAGGAATAAAGGACTTCCATTCACTTGCAA gTCCTTTGTTTTTGATAAAGCAAGAAAACGATGCCTCTGGTTCCCTTTCAATAGTATGTCAAGTGGAGTGAGAAAAGAGTTTGGCCATGAATTCGACCTCTATGAAAACAAAG ACTACATTAGAAACTGCATCATTGGTAAAGGAGGTAGCTACAAGGGAACGGTGTCTATCACTAAGAGTGGCATCAAATGCCAGCCCTGGAATTCCATGATACCACATGAGCACAG CTTTTTGCCTTCGAGCTATCGGGGTAAAGACCTACAGGAAAACTACTGTCGAAACCCTCGAGGGGAAGAAGGGGGACCTTGGTGTTTCACAAGCAATCCAGAGGTACGCTACGAAGTCTGTGACATTCCTCAGTGTTCAGAAG TTGAATGCATGACCTGCAATGGGGAAAGTTATCGTGGTCCCATGGATCATACAGAATCAGGCAAGATTTGTCAGCGCTGGGATCATCAGACACCACACCGGCACAAATTCTTGCCAGAAAG ATATCCTGACAAGGGCTTTGATGATAATTATTGCCGCAATCCTGATGGCAAGCCGAGGCCATGGTGCTATACTCTTGACCCTGACACCCCCTGGGAGTACTGTGCAATTAAAGTGTGCG ACATAACATGA